A genomic stretch from Arachis stenosperma cultivar V10309 chromosome 3, arast.V10309.gnm1.PFL2, whole genome shotgun sequence includes:
- the LOC130966286 gene encoding uncharacterized protein LOC130966286, producing the protein MTAVTPMEIRVFFDLVNKARVVQEYAKTVAVSKDTHGGSSSRGRGKYFHPRGQSFKRGGDPPQGKGGFRKNTHDQIGIGGCFNCGLPSHFARDFTHGKNPSAGQDQHQGRVFAVNAKDASKANPLMKVEELSLKVSELPFDLHEHTRHQTIMTRLGCRQVGFKLEGRDFVHDLMCYPMVGLEMILVFDWLSKNRVLLDCFERTIQFMLEEENGVVVATGYYLNSIMVHCSGKECQGYILLAADALGDAQDLD; encoded by the exons ATGACTGCTGTGACTCCTATGGAGATCCGTGTCTTCTTCgacttagtgaataaggcaagagTGGTGCAAGAGTATGCCAAGACCGTGGCGGTGTCCAAGGATACTCATGGAGGGAGCTCTAGTCGGGGGCGTGGCAAGTATTTTCATCCGAGAGGACAAAGCTTCAAGAGAGGAGGAGATCCGCCTCAAGGGAAAGGAGGCTTTAGGAAGAACACCCATGATCAG ATTGGTATAGGTGGGTGCTTCAACTGTGGCTTGCCTAGTCATTTTGCAAGGGATTTCACACATGGGAAGAACCCAAGTGCGGGTCAGGATCAGCACCAGGGGAGAGTTTTTGCTGTGAATGCCAAGGATGCTTCCAAGGCAAATCCGTTGATGAAAG TTGAGGAATTAAGCTTGAAAGTGTCAGAGTTACCTTTTGATCTGCATGAACATACTCGGCATCAAACAATTATGACTAGGTTAGGTTGTAGACAAGTAGGTTTCAAGCTTGAGGGTAGAGACTTTGTGCATGACTTGATGTGTTATCCGATGGTTGGATTGGAgatgattttggtgtttgaTTGGTTGTCGAAGAATCGGGTTTTGTTGGATTGCTTTGAACGGACTATTCAGTTTATGCTAGAAGAAGAGAATGGAGTAGTGGTAGCTACGGGGTATTACCTGAACTCTATAATGGTGCATTGTAGTGGGAAGGAGTGTCAGGGTTATATTCTGTTGGCTGCTGATGCATTGGGTGATGCCCAGGACTTGGATTAG